A single Equus quagga isolate Etosha38 chromosome 8, UCLA_HA_Equagga_1.0, whole genome shotgun sequence DNA region contains:
- the LOC124243402 gene encoding olfactory receptor 2F1-like, translating into MRRDNLTWVSEFVLMGLSSNRQIQAGLFVLFGAAYLLTLLGNGLTVLLTGLDAQLHQPMYFFLCNLAVVDICCTSSGVPQMLMHFLQEKKTISFTRCATQLFFSLAVGGTEFLLLAAMAYDRYVAVCDPLRYMAVMGRRCCAALAVVSWLVGLANAAVETVITMRLPTCGQNVLNHVSCETLALVRLACVDVTFNQLVIMASSVVVLLLPCCLVSLSYAHIVASILRIRSTGGRRKAFGTCASHLTVVSMSYGMALITYMQPSSTASAEKDKVVVLFYTVMTPMLNPLIYSLQNKEMKAAMSRVLMRSSETKL; encoded by the coding sequence ATGAGAAGGGACAACCTGACCTGGGTGAGTGAGTTTGTCTTAATGGGGCTCTCTAGTAACAGGCAGATCCAGGCTGGACTCTTTGTCCTGTTTGGGGCTGCTTATCTGCTGACCCTGCTGGGCAATGGGCTCACCGTCCTCCTGACTGGGCTAGATGCGCAACTGCACCagcccatgtacttcttcctctgtaACCTGGCGGTGGTGGACATCTGCTGCACCTCCAGTGGGGTCCCTCAGATGCTGATGCACTTCCTCCAGGAGAAGAAAACCATCTCCTTCACCCGATGTGCGACCCAACTCTTCTTCTCACTGGCTGTGGGGGGGACGGAGTTCCTGCTGCTGGCAGcaatggcctatgaccgctacgTGGCGGTCTGTGACCCACTGCGCTACATGGCAGTGATGGGCAGGAGGTGCTGTGCAGCACTGGCAGTGGTCTCTTGGCTTGTGGGCCTGGCTAATGCTGCAGTAGAGACAGTGATCACCATGCGCCTGCCTACCTGTGGGCAAAACGTGCTGAATCACGTGTCCTGTGAGACACTGGCACTGGTCAGGTTGGCTTGCGTGGATGTCACCTTCAACCAGCTGGTCATAATGGCCTCCAGTGTGGTGGTGCTGCTCCTGCCCTGCTGCCTGGTGTCCCTGTCCTATGCCCACATTGTGGCCTCCATCCTGCGGATCCGTTCCACTGGGGGACGCCGCAAAGCCTTTGGgacctgtgcctcccacctcacTGTGGTCTCCATGTCTTATGGGATGGCCCTGATTACCTACATGCAGCCCAGCTCCACAGCCTCAGCCGAAAAGGACAAGGTGGTGGTGCTCTTTTATACTGTGATGACTCCCATGTTGAATCCGCTCATCTACAGTCTGCAGAACAAGGAAATGAAGGCTGCTATGAGTCGAGTTCTTATGAGGAGTTCTGAAACAAAACTTTAG